A section of the Mycolicibacterium anyangense genome encodes:
- a CDS encoding HNH endonuclease signature motif containing protein, whose product MLSSTVLRAFEAVDAALDTVAELDLDSLDSADLLHLAALTEKAIRRHTVVSHDASHHLHQRSVAEIGGAAGKVLADWLRISPAEARRRARITEPLCERTALTGEKLAPRQPAAAAAWRAGELDPEHLRVIQKFLGDLPLEVTAPEREKAEAFLAEHARLLRPDQLARLAERLALEINPDGTFSDEDRARKRSFILGRQRSDGMTEARLVATPELRAYLEAVLAKFGAPGMCNPADQTAVTDGEPVPAQAAADTRSVGQRHHDALMAMVRSKLGDPALGQHNGLPVTVIVSATLQELQDKTGHGVTGGGGLIPMRDVIRMAAHSYHYLALFDGVTGQSLWLGRTKRLASPDQRIVLHARDRGCTAPGCTVPGYGCQVHHAVKDWSDGGNTNIDELAFACKCDNLLVESGGWLTRKRPNGDTEWIPPPHLPIRGGTNTYHHPERFLNKDP is encoded by the coding sequence ATGCTTTCGAGTACGGTGCTGCGGGCATTCGAGGCGGTCGACGCCGCCCTCGACACCGTCGCCGAACTGGACCTCGACAGTCTAGACAGCGCCGATCTCCTGCACCTGGCCGCGCTGACCGAAAAGGCCATCCGCCGCCACACCGTGGTCTCCCACGATGCCAGCCACCACCTGCATCAGCGCAGCGTCGCCGAGATCGGCGGAGCGGCAGGCAAAGTGCTGGCCGATTGGCTGCGCATCAGCCCGGCCGAAGCCCGCCGGCGCGCACGGATCACCGAGCCACTGTGCGAGCGCACCGCACTGACCGGTGAAAAGTTGGCGCCGCGGCAGCCCGCTGCCGCAGCGGCCTGGCGCGCCGGTGAGCTGGACCCCGAGCACCTGCGGGTCATTCAGAAGTTCCTGGGCGATCTCCCGCTCGAGGTGACGGCCCCTGAGCGGGAGAAGGCCGAGGCGTTCCTCGCCGAGCACGCACGACTACTCCGCCCGGACCAGTTGGCCCGGCTGGCCGAGCGGTTGGCACTCGAGATCAACCCCGACGGCACCTTCAGCGATGAGGATCGGGCCCGCAAGCGCAGCTTCATACTCGGCCGTCAGCGCTCGGACGGGATGACGGAAGCCCGCCTGGTTGCCACTCCTGAACTTCGCGCCTACCTCGAAGCCGTGCTGGCCAAGTTCGGCGCGCCCGGTATGTGCAACCCCGCCGACCAGACCGCCGTCACCGATGGGGAACCCGTACCGGCGCAGGCCGCCGCCGACACCCGCTCGGTCGGGCAGCGCCACCACGACGCTCTGATGGCGATGGTGCGCAGCAAGCTCGGCGACCCCGCACTCGGCCAGCACAACGGCCTGCCCGTCACCGTCATCGTCTCGGCCACGCTGCAGGAGTTGCAGGACAAGACCGGCCACGGCGTCACAGGAGGCGGCGGCCTGATCCCGATGCGCGACGTCATCCGGATGGCCGCCCACTCCTACCACTATCTCGCCCTGTTCGACGGAGTTACCGGACAGTCGCTCTGGCTGGGCCGCACCAAACGGCTGGCGTCGCCCGATCAGCGAATTGTGTTGCACGCCAGGGATCGTGGTTGCACCGCACCCGGCTGCACCGTGCCCGGCTACGGCTGCCAGGTACACCACGCCGTCAAGGACTGGTCCGATGGCGGCAATACCAACATCGACGAACTGGCTTTCGCCTGCAAATGTGACAACCTGCTGGTCGAGTCGGGCGGCTGGCTCACCCGCAAGCGCCCCAACGGCGACACCGAGTGGATCCCGCCACCACATCTACCGATCAGAGGCGGCACCAACACCTACCATCACCCCGAGCGATTCCTGAACAAAGACCCGTAG
- the rnhA gene encoding ribonuclease HI, which produces MQDDIVVIHTDGGCRPNPGPGGWGAVLRHRERVREMCGGEPGQTSNNRMELTAPIMALEALTRTVTVHLYTDSTYVRNGITKWVHGWERNGWLTAAKEPVKNVDLWQRLQLACGRHHVEWFWVKGHAGIGDNELADALATRGLQEALALSSTGVQGF; this is translated from the coding sequence ATGCAAGACGACATCGTCGTCATCCACACCGATGGCGGCTGCCGCCCCAACCCCGGCCCCGGCGGCTGGGGCGCGGTGCTGCGCCACCGCGAGCGCGTCCGGGAGATGTGCGGCGGCGAGCCGGGGCAGACCAGCAACAACCGGATGGAGCTGACTGCGCCGATCATGGCGCTGGAGGCTCTGACCCGCACCGTGACGGTGCACCTCTACACCGACAGCACCTACGTGCGTAACGGCATCACGAAGTGGGTGCACGGCTGGGAGCGCAACGGCTGGCTCACCGCGGCCAAGGAGCCGGTGAAGAACGTCGACCTGTGGCAGCGGCTGCAGCTCGCGTGTGGGCGCCATCACGTCGAGTGGTTCTGGGTGAAGGGGCACGCCGGTATCGGCGACAACGAATTGGCCGACGCGCTGGCCACCCGAGGGCTGCAGGAAGCGCTGGCGCTGAGTTCGACTGGCGTGCAAGGGTTCTGA
- a CDS encoding FadR/GntR family transcriptional regulator, translating into MNFLRPVSRTGTLSDGVFNTLLLEILSGRWPANEAAPSERDLAAELNVTRHVVREALKRLQQAGLVRISQGGKTMVLDWRTHAGLDMGFALIDAGVVPLADIFRDTAVLRRTVGVDAVRLCALKANDDQLAAVTAAAAAYPHTGTLQEFEDAELRLWTAIMIGSGNVAYQLALNTLMRSIEEVGAVMVQGLNAEALTNRGGQVELATAITNRDADTAVALAYVLLSELVDVFGPGD; encoded by the coding sequence GTGAATTTCTTACGTCCGGTTTCTCGCACCGGAACGTTGTCCGACGGCGTGTTCAACACCTTGTTGCTGGAGATCCTCAGCGGCCGTTGGCCGGCGAACGAAGCCGCCCCTTCCGAACGTGACCTGGCGGCCGAGCTGAACGTGACCCGTCACGTCGTGCGTGAGGCGCTCAAACGTCTGCAGCAGGCCGGGTTGGTGCGAATAAGCCAGGGCGGCAAGACGATGGTCCTGGATTGGCGCACCCATGCCGGTTTGGACATGGGGTTCGCGCTCATCGACGCCGGTGTGGTGCCGCTCGCCGATATCTTCCGCGACACGGCCGTGCTGCGGCGCACAGTGGGGGTCGACGCGGTCCGATTGTGTGCGCTGAAGGCCAACGACGACCAGCTCGCCGCGGTCACCGCCGCCGCTGCGGCATACCCGCACACCGGGACCCTGCAGGAGTTCGAGGACGCCGAGTTGCGGTTGTGGACCGCGATCATGATCGGGTCGGGCAATGTCGCCTACCAGCTGGCGCTGAACACGTTGATGCGCTCGATCGAGGAAGTCGGCGCAGTGATGGTGCAGGGACTCAACGCGGAGGCGCTCACCAACCGCGGCGGTCAGGTCGAACTGGCCACCGCGATCACCAACCGGGACGCCGATACCGCGGTGGCGTTGGCCTACGTCCTGCTCTCCGAACTGGTCGACGTGTTCGGCCCGGGCGACTGA
- a CDS encoding ATP-dependent DNA ligase gives MNQVWPPGATKGPRVALSNADKVLYPATGTTKADVFGYYTAIAEVMVPHIAGRPVTRKRWPNGVDEPAFFEKQLASSAPDWLERASVVHRSGATTYPIIDTSTGLAWIAQQASLEVHVPQWRFTSAGKPGPATRLVFDLDPGEGVEMPQLCEVANGVRELMDDIGLTVYPLTSGSKGLHLYAPLAEPVSSSGAAVLARRVAQQLEQSMPALVTATMTRSLRAGKVFLDWSQNNAAKTTIAPYSLRGRSHPTVAAPRTWDEIGDPALRQLEYTEVLARVAEHGDLLADLDADVPREDRLSTYRSMRDSAKTPEPVPAAAPALGNNDRFVIQEHHARRLHYDFRLERDGVLVSWAIPKNLPDTPAVNHLAVHTEDHPLEYATFEGAIPKGEYGGGQVIIWDSGTYEAEKFRDNEVIVDLYGQRITGRYALIQTKGDQWLAHRMKEQPVPSLRDYSPMLATLGSVEKLTAGQYAFEGKFDGYRLLVEANHGRIRLQSRSGRDVTGEYPQLASLAADLADHDVILDGEVVALDADGVPSFGEMQNRVRATRIEFWAFDILALDGRSLLRAKYRDRRAILETFAQGTDLIVPALLDGDGPAALEYSRTRKWEGVVAKKWDSTYQPGRRSSAWIKDKNWNTQEIVIGGWREGNGGRSSGIGALLMGIPGADALQFVGRVGTGFSDKELGKLKKILEPLHTDRSPFDPPLPRAETKGVTYVRPELVGEVRYGEWTSDGRLRHPSWRGLRSDKDPADVRRES, from the coding sequence GTGAATCAGGTGTGGCCGCCCGGGGCGACGAAGGGCCCGCGCGTCGCGCTGAGCAACGCCGACAAGGTGCTCTATCCGGCCACCGGCACCACCAAGGCCGATGTGTTCGGCTACTACACCGCCATCGCCGAGGTGATGGTGCCGCATATCGCCGGGCGCCCGGTGACCCGCAAGCGCTGGCCCAACGGTGTGGACGAGCCGGCGTTCTTCGAAAAGCAGCTCGCCAGTTCGGCCCCGGACTGGCTCGAGCGTGCGTCCGTGGTGCACCGCTCGGGCGCCACCACCTACCCGATCATCGACACCTCGACCGGTCTGGCGTGGATCGCCCAGCAGGCTTCGCTGGAGGTCCATGTGCCGCAGTGGCGTTTCACCTCGGCCGGAAAGCCCGGGCCCGCAACGCGTTTGGTGTTCGACCTGGATCCCGGCGAGGGTGTGGAGATGCCGCAGCTGTGTGAGGTGGCCAACGGCGTGCGGGAATTGATGGACGACATCGGGCTGACGGTCTATCCGTTGACCAGCGGCAGCAAGGGCCTGCACCTCTATGCGCCGCTGGCCGAGCCGGTCAGCAGCAGTGGTGCGGCCGTGCTGGCCCGCCGGGTGGCCCAGCAGCTCGAGCAGAGCATGCCCGCACTGGTCACCGCCACGATGACCAGGAGCCTGCGGGCGGGCAAGGTGTTCCTGGACTGGAGCCAGAACAACGCCGCCAAGACCACCATCGCGCCGTACTCGCTGCGCGGCCGCTCCCATCCCACCGTCGCCGCACCGCGCACCTGGGACGAGATCGGCGATCCCGCGCTGCGCCAGCTGGAGTACACCGAGGTGCTGGCGCGGGTGGCCGAGCACGGCGATCTGCTCGCTGACCTCGACGCCGACGTGCCGCGGGAGGACCGGCTGTCCACTTACCGCAGCATGCGCGATTCGGCCAAGACACCGGAGCCGGTGCCTGCCGCTGCCCCGGCCCTCGGCAACAATGACCGCTTCGTCATCCAGGAGCACCACGCCCGCCGGTTGCACTACGACTTCCGGCTGGAACGCGACGGGGTGCTGGTGTCCTGGGCGATCCCGAAGAACCTGCCCGACACTCCGGCCGTCAACCACCTGGCCGTGCACACCGAGGACCATCCGCTGGAGTATGCGACGTTCGAGGGCGCGATCCCGAAGGGCGAGTACGGCGGCGGCCAGGTGATCATCTGGGACTCCGGCACCTACGAGGCCGAGAAGTTCCGGGACAACGAGGTGATCGTCGACCTCTACGGTCAGCGGATCACCGGGCGCTATGCGCTGATTCAGACCAAGGGCGACCAGTGGCTGGCACACCGGATGAAGGAACAACCGGTGCCCTCTCTGCGGGACTATTCACCCATGCTGGCCACCCTGGGCTCGGTCGAGAAGCTGACCGCGGGCCAGTACGCGTTCGAAGGCAAGTTCGACGGCTACCGGCTGCTGGTCGAGGCCAACCATGGCCGGATCCGCCTGCAGTCGCGCAGTGGACGCGACGTCACCGGTGAGTATCCCCAATTGGCCTCGCTGGCAGCAGATCTCGCTGACCACGACGTGATCCTCGACGGTGAGGTCGTGGCGCTGGATGCCGACGGTGTGCCGAGTTTCGGGGAGATGCAGAACCGGGTGCGAGCCACCCGTATCGAGTTCTGGGCCTTCGACATCTTGGCGCTCGACGGGCGGTCGCTGCTGCGTGCCAAGTACCGCGACCGGCGCGCGATCCTTGAAACCTTTGCGCAGGGAACCGATCTCATCGTCCCCGCGCTGCTCGACGGCGACGGACCGGCTGCCCTCGAGTATTCGCGCACCAGAAAGTGGGAGGGGGTGGTCGCCAAGAAGTGGGACTCCACCTACCAGCCGGGGCGGCGGTCCTCGGCCTGGATCAAGGACAAGAACTGGAACACCCAGGAGATCGTGATCGGCGGGTGGCGGGAAGGGAACGGCGGACGCTCCAGCGGCATCGGGGCACTGCTGATGGGCATACCGGGCGCCGATGCCCTGCAGTTCGTCGGCCGGGTCGGCACCGGCTTCTCGGACAAGGAACTCGGCAAGCTCAAGAAGATTCTCGAACCGTTGCACACCGACCGCTCGCCGTTCGACCCGCCGTTGCCGCGGGCCGAGACCAAGGGCGTCACCTACGTTCGGCCCGAACTCGTCGGCGAGGTCCGCTACGGCGAGTGGACCTCCGATGGCCGACTGCGCCATCCCAGCTGGCGCGGCCTGCGCTCGGACAAGGACCCCGCCGACGTGAGGCGGGAATCCTGA
- the ku gene encoding non-homologous end joining protein Ku, translating into MRSIWKGSIAFGLVNVPVKVYSATEDHDLKFHQVHAKDNGRIRYKRVCEVCGEVVEYRDIAKAFESDDGQTVIITDEDIATLPEERSHEIEVVEFVSASEIDPLMYDRSYFLEPDGKSSKSYVLLAKTLAETERVAIVHFALRNKTRLAALRVKDFSKRDVMVVHTLLWPDEIRDPDFPVLDQEIEIKPAELKMAGQVVESMADDFHPERYHDTYQEQLRELVEAKLEGGEAFTTEDQPAQLDESEDVSDLLAKLEASVRRRREAAGDSESPTKAPAKKAPAKKAPAKKAAAKKAPAKKA; encoded by the coding sequence ATGCGTTCCATCTGGAAGGGCTCGATCGCGTTCGGCCTGGTGAACGTGCCGGTCAAGGTGTACAGCGCCACCGAGGACCACGATCTGAAATTCCACCAGGTGCACGCCAAGGACAACGGGCGCATCCGCTACAAGCGGGTCTGCGAAGTGTGCGGCGAGGTGGTCGAATACCGCGATATCGCCAAGGCATTCGAGTCCGATGACGGCCAGACCGTGATCATCACCGACGAGGACATCGCCACCCTGCCCGAGGAACGCAGCCACGAGATCGAGGTAGTGGAGTTCGTATCGGCCAGCGAGATCGACCCGCTGATGTACGACCGCAGTTACTTCCTGGAGCCCGACGGCAAATCGTCGAAGTCCTATGTGCTGTTGGCCAAGACGCTCGCCGAGACCGAACGCGTGGCGATCGTGCATTTCGCACTGCGCAACAAGACCCGGCTGGCCGCACTGCGGGTCAAGGATTTCTCCAAACGCGACGTCATGGTGGTGCACACGCTGCTGTGGCCCGACGAGATCCGCGACCCCGACTTCCCGGTGCTCGACCAGGAGATCGAGATCAAGCCCGCCGAGCTGAAGATGGCCGGGCAGGTGGTCGAGTCGATGGCCGACGACTTCCACCCCGAGCGCTACCACGACACCTATCAGGAGCAGCTGCGCGAACTCGTCGAGGCCAAGCTCGAAGGTGGCGAGGCGTTCACCACCGAGGATCAGCCGGCTCAGCTCGACGAAAGCGAGGACGTCTCGGATCTGTTGGCCAAGCTGGAGGCCAGCGTGCGACGCCGCCGCGAGGCGGCCGGTGATTCCGAGAGCCCCACGAAGGCGCCCGCGAAGAAAGCACCCGCCAAGAAAGCGCCTGCGAAGAAAGCTGCCGCCAAGAAGGCGCCCGCGAAGAAGGCGTAG
- a CDS encoding SDR family oxidoreductase, translating into MILDKFRLDGQVAVVTGAGRGLGAAIAVAFAEVGADVVIGSRTQSELESVAGQIEALGRRAHVVVGDLSQPETTAELAGKAVEAFGKLDIVVNNVGGTMPNALLSTSVKAMKDAFAFNVLTAHALTVAAVPLMLEHSGGGNIINITSTMGRTAGRGFAAYSTAKAALAQYTRLTALDLCPKIRVNAIAPGSILTSALQIVASSDELRDPMEKATPMRRLGDPADIAAAAVYLASPAASYLTGKTLEVDGGLNMPNLDLPIPDL; encoded by the coding sequence GTGATCCTCGACAAGTTTCGCCTTGATGGTCAAGTAGCAGTCGTCACCGGTGCCGGCCGTGGTCTGGGTGCCGCGATTGCGGTCGCGTTCGCCGAAGTCGGCGCCGACGTCGTGATCGGCTCCCGCACCCAGTCCGAGTTGGAGTCCGTCGCGGGCCAGATCGAGGCCCTCGGGCGCCGCGCGCACGTCGTCGTCGGTGACCTGTCGCAGCCGGAGACCACCGCCGAGCTGGCCGGCAAGGCCGTCGAGGCGTTCGGCAAGCTCGACATCGTCGTCAACAACGTCGGCGGCACCATGCCCAACGCGCTGCTGTCCACCAGCGTCAAGGCGATGAAGGACGCGTTCGCGTTCAACGTCCTGACCGCCCACGCCCTCACGGTGGCCGCGGTGCCGCTGATGCTGGAGCACTCCGGCGGAGGCAACATCATCAACATCACCTCGACGATGGGCCGCACCGCCGGGCGCGGATTCGCCGCGTACAGCACCGCCAAGGCCGCGCTGGCCCAGTACACCCGGCTGACCGCACTGGATCTGTGCCCCAAGATCCGGGTGAACGCCATCGCACCGGGGTCCATCCTGACCTCCGCGCTCCAGATCGTGGCCTCCAGCGACGAACTGCGCGACCCGATGGAGAAGGCCACCCCCATGCGCCGCCTCGGCGATCCCGCCGACATCGCCGCCGCCGCGGTTTACCTCGCCTCGCCCGCCGCCAGCTACCTCACCGGCAAGACGCTGGAGGTCGACGGTGGGCTCAACATGCCCAACCTGGATCTTCCGATCCCCGACCTCTGA
- a CDS encoding NAD(P)H-dependent amine dehydrogenase family protein translates to MAIRVAQIGTGNVGVHSLTALINNPAFELTGVWVSSESKAGKDAAELAGLDSSTGITATTDLDAVLATGPQCVVYNAMADNRLVEALEDYRRILAAGVNIVGSGPVFLQWPWQVIPDEMIKPLEDAAREGNSSLYVNGIDPGFANDLLPLALAGTCQSIEQVRCMEIVNYATYDSATVMFDVMGFGRPMDEIPMLLQPGVLSIGWGSVVRQIAAGLGLELDGLEEIYVREPAPEDFEIASGHIAKGTAAALRFEVIGLVEGAPAVVLEHVTRLRDDLCPEWPQPAQEGGNYRIEITGEPCYAMDVCLSSPNGDHNHAGVLATAMRIVNAIPAVVAAEPGIRTTLDLPLVTGKGLYAAG, encoded by the coding sequence GTGGCTATCCGCGTCGCCCAGATCGGCACCGGCAACGTCGGCGTCCATTCGCTGACCGCGCTGATCAACAACCCCGCCTTCGAACTCACCGGCGTGTGGGTGTCCTCGGAATCCAAGGCCGGTAAGGACGCCGCCGAACTGGCCGGCCTGGACTCCTCCACCGGGATCACCGCCACCACTGACCTCGACGCAGTACTGGCCACCGGGCCTCAGTGCGTGGTCTACAACGCCATGGCCGACAACCGGCTCGTCGAAGCGCTGGAGGACTACCGGCGCATCCTGGCCGCCGGCGTCAACATCGTCGGCAGCGGCCCGGTGTTCCTGCAGTGGCCGTGGCAGGTCATCCCCGACGAGATGATCAAGCCGTTGGAAGACGCTGCGCGGGAGGGTAATTCGAGTCTCTACGTCAACGGCATCGATCCGGGCTTCGCCAATGACCTGCTGCCGCTGGCCCTGGCGGGCACCTGCCAGAGCATCGAGCAGGTGCGCTGTATGGAGATCGTGAACTACGCGACCTATGACAGCGCGACGGTCATGTTCGACGTGATGGGCTTCGGCAGGCCGATGGACGAGATCCCGATGCTGTTGCAGCCCGGCGTGCTCAGCATCGGGTGGGGTTCGGTGGTCCGCCAGATCGCCGCGGGTCTGGGTCTGGAACTCGACGGCCTCGAAGAGATCTACGTGCGCGAGCCCGCACCGGAGGATTTCGAGATCGCCAGCGGGCACATCGCCAAGGGCACTGCCGCGGCCCTGCGCTTCGAGGTGATCGGACTGGTCGAGGGTGCGCCTGCGGTGGTGCTCGAGCACGTGACCCGGCTGCGCGACGACCTGTGCCCCGAGTGGCCGCAGCCCGCTCAGGAGGGCGGCAACTACCGCATCGAGATCACCGGTGAACCCTGCTACGCCATGGACGTGTGCCTGTCGAGCCCCAACGGCGATCACAACCATGCCGGCGTGCTGGCCACGGCCATGCGCATCGTCAACGCCATCCCGGCGGTGGTGGCCGCCGAGCCCGGCATCCGCACCACTTTGGACCTGCCCCTGGTCACCGGTAAGGGGTTGTACGCTGCTGGGTAG
- a CDS encoding Nramp family divalent metal transporter gives MPEQTRVARAGWYLLGPAFVAAIAYVDPGNVAANISAGAQFGFLLVWVIVLANVMAGLVQYLSAKLGLVTGRSLPEAVRDHTRTPTRVGYWIQAELVAIATDLAEVVGGAIALRLLFGLPLLLGGVITGAVSLLLLVVQDRRGQRVFERVITGLLMVIAIGFLSSLFVKAPPAGEVAAGLVPRFDGVESVLLATAMLGATVMPHAVYLHSGLARDRHGHPPAGAARRLLLRATRWDVGIAMLVAGAVNLAMLLIAATNLQGTPNTDSIEGAHAAVGAALGPTVALFFAVGLLASGLASTSVGAYAGAMIMQGLLRKSFPLLVRRLITLIPALVVLAIGVDPSRALVISQVVLSFGIPFALVPLVRLTSNRALMGADTNHRMVSIFGWGIALIITLLNVVLIYLTLTR, from the coding sequence TTGCCAGAGCAAACCCGGGTCGCCAGGGCTGGCTGGTATCTGCTCGGGCCCGCATTCGTCGCGGCCATCGCCTACGTCGACCCGGGAAACGTCGCGGCCAACATCAGCGCGGGCGCCCAATTCGGTTTCCTGCTGGTCTGGGTGATCGTGCTGGCCAATGTGATGGCCGGGCTGGTGCAGTACCTGTCGGCCAAGCTGGGCCTGGTCACCGGCCGCAGCCTGCCCGAGGCCGTGCGCGACCACACCCGCACCCCGACCCGCGTCGGCTACTGGATCCAGGCCGAACTGGTGGCCATCGCCACCGACCTGGCCGAGGTGGTCGGCGGCGCGATCGCACTGCGGCTGCTGTTCGGACTGCCCCTGCTGCTCGGTGGGGTCATCACCGGTGCGGTGTCGCTGCTGCTGCTCGTGGTGCAGGACCGCCGCGGCCAGCGGGTGTTCGAGCGGGTGATCACCGGCCTGCTGATGGTCATCGCCATCGGTTTCCTGTCCAGCCTGTTCGTCAAGGCCCCGCCGGCCGGCGAGGTGGCCGCCGGCTTGGTCCCGCGGTTCGATGGCGTCGAAAGCGTGCTGTTGGCCACGGCGATGCTGGGTGCAACGGTCATGCCGCACGCGGTGTACCTGCATTCCGGCCTGGCCCGCGATCGGCACGGCCACCCGCCGGCCGGTGCGGCCAGAAGGCTGCTGCTGCGGGCCACCCGCTGGGATGTCGGAATCGCCATGCTGGTCGCTGGCGCGGTCAACCTGGCCATGCTGCTGATCGCCGCGACCAACCTGCAGGGCACCCCGAACACCGATTCCATCGAGGGCGCGCACGCCGCCGTCGGTGCTGCCCTGGGGCCGACGGTGGCGCTGTTCTTCGCGGTCGGGCTGCTGGCCTCGGGCCTGGCGTCGACCTCGGTCGGCGCCTACGCCGGGGCGATGATCATGCAGGGCTTACTCCGAAAGTCGTTCCCGCTGTTGGTCAGACGTCTCATCACCCTGATCCCCGCACTGGTGGTGCTGGCGATCGGTGTCGACCCGAGCCGGGCGCTGGTGATCTCCCAGGTGGTGTTGTCGTTCGGCATTCCGTTCGCGCTCGTGCCGCTGGTGCGGCTGACCAGTAATCGTGCGCTGATGGGCGCGGACACCAACCACCGCATGGTGTCGATCTTCGGCTGGGGCATCGCCCTGATCATTACGCTGCTCAACGTGGTCCTGATCTACCTCACGCTCACCCGCTGA
- a CDS encoding poly-gamma-glutamate hydrolase family protein, protein MRDPMSPAQRLRHPYFAYGSNLCIQQMAQRCPDATDPRPATLADHDWLINERGVATVEPFAGSTVHGVLWWLSDRDLATLDSAEGVPSRYRRDQLTVHTADGPAAAWVYIDHRTEPGPPRPGYLERIIDGARHHGLPQRWIDFLHRWDPTHWPTSLASKTDGPQSLSELLADPAVTEVCRLRSTFGFLAIHGGGLEQMTDVIAERAADAAGASVYLLRHPTGYPHHLPSARYLAEESAALATFLDHVEVAVSLHGYGRIGRSTQLLAGGGNRALAEHLARHVVVPGYQVITDLAAIPAELRGLHRDNPVNRVRGGGTQLELSTRVRGISPRSQLPDADGLTPATSALVQGLGAAARSWR, encoded by the coding sequence ATGCGCGACCCGATGTCGCCGGCCCAGCGGCTCCGGCACCCGTACTTCGCCTACGGGTCCAACCTGTGCATCCAGCAGATGGCGCAGCGTTGTCCGGACGCCACCGACCCGCGCCCGGCGACCCTGGCCGACCACGACTGGCTGATCAACGAACGCGGTGTGGCCACCGTCGAGCCGTTCGCCGGCAGCACCGTGCACGGCGTGCTGTGGTGGCTGTCCGACCGCGACCTGGCCACCCTGGACAGCGCCGAAGGGGTGCCGTCGCGCTACCGCCGCGACCAGCTGACCGTGCACACCGCCGACGGGCCTGCTGCGGCCTGGGTCTACATCGACCACCGCACCGAACCCGGGCCGCCGCGGCCGGGTTACCTGGAGCGCATCATCGACGGTGCCCGCCATCACGGCCTGCCGCAACGCTGGATCGACTTCCTGCACCGCTGGGATCCCACTCACTGGCCTACCTCGTTGGCATCGAAAACCGATGGGCCGCAATCGCTTTCCGAACTGCTCGCCGATCCCGCGGTCACCGAGGTGTGCCGGCTGCGCTCGACCTTCGGGTTCCTGGCCATCCACGGCGGCGGCCTGGAGCAGATGACCGACGTCATCGCCGAACGTGCCGCCGACGCCGCGGGGGCCTCGGTGTATCTGCTTCGCCACCCCACCGGCTACCCGCACCATCTGCCGTCGGCCCGTTATCTCGCCGAGGAGTCGGCCGCATTGGCCACCTTCCTGGACCACGTCGAGGTGGCGGTATCGCTGCACGGCTACGGGCGCATCGGGCGTAGCACGCAGCTGCTGGCCGGTGGCGGCAACCGCGCGCTGGCCGAGCATCTGGCCCGCCACGTCGTCGTCCCCGGATACCAGGTGATCACCGACTTGGCGGCCATCCCCGCCGAACTGCGCGGCCTGCACCGCGACAATCCGGTGAACCGGGTCCGCGGTGGCGGCACCCAGCTCGAACTCTCCACCCGGGTGCGTGGGATCAGCCCGCGCAGCCAGCTTCCGGATGCCGACGGCCTGACCCCGGCCACCTCGGCATTGGTGCAGGGTTTGGGCGCCGCGGCGCGCTCGTGGCGCTGA
- a CDS encoding DUF1365 domain-containing protein: protein MSTQADPQPLTPALYRTRITQLRRSPVHHYGERSSYSWYVDVDQLPSLPWWLRPFARFEAVDHFTGSDNDTLRQRVDGYLAEHGIYLPGGRITALLMPRVLGRTFNPLSLFWCHDATGELRCVIAEVHNTYGERHAYLLPPDQDTPAMVAKTFYTSPFNGVDGYYLVRAPRPAEQLDLTVSLHRENEPALVATVRGTRRRASAGQVLRLQFSAPLAPQMAALSARVQNLILRLRGVPVVPRPATHEHLPQAVSMHSATAGWSATQRSWMPS from the coding sequence ATGAGCACTCAGGCAGACCCTCAGCCGCTGACTCCTGCGCTGTACCGGACTCGGATCACCCAACTGCGCCGATCACCGGTGCACCACTACGGCGAACGCAGCAGTTACAGCTGGTACGTCGATGTGGATCAGCTGCCCAGCCTGCCGTGGTGGTTGCGCCCGTTCGCCCGGTTCGAGGCCGTCGACCACTTCACCGGCTCCGACAACGACACCCTGCGCCAGCGGGTCGACGGGTACCTCGCCGAACATGGCATCTACCTGCCCGGCGGCCGCATCACAGCCCTGCTGATGCCACGGGTCCTGGGCCGTACCTTCAACCCGCTGAGCCTGTTTTGGTGCCATGACGCCACCGGCGAGCTGCGCTGCGTGATCGCCGAGGTGCACAACACCTATGGCGAGCGGCACGCCTATCTGCTGCCGCCCGACCAGGACACGCCGGCGATGGTGGCCAAGACCTTCTACACCTCGCCGTTCAACGGTGTGGACGGCTACTACCTGGTGCGGGCGCCGCGGCCGGCCGAGCAGCTGGACCTCACGGTGTCCCTGCACCGCGAGAACGAGCCCGCACTGGTGGCGACGGTGCGCGGGACGCGGCGGCGGGCCAGCGCCGGTCAGGTGCTGCGGTTGCAGTTCAGCGCACCGTTGGCTCCGCAGATGGCCGCACTGAGTGCGCGGGTGCAGAACCTGATCCTGCGGTTGCGCGGCGTGCCGGTGGTGCCCCGCCCGGCCACTCATGAGCATCTGCCGCAGGCGGTGAGCATGCACTCCGCGACGGCTGGTTGGTCGGCAACACAGCGTTCGTGGATGCCATCGTGA